AGACCAAGCTGCTCTTCGAGGTAATTCGCGAAAAGCTCTGGTCGCGTGATCGTCGCCGAATAGCTGCCGGGCATGGTGACATGGCCGAAGGAAAGCCGCGAATCCGTCTTGCTGTGGCTGGTCGTGGTCAGTCGAACCTCGGGGTAAAACGCCCGATAGCGGGCCTTTGGCCGCTCGCCGCCCAGACAGGCCACGAAGCGTTCGGTCAGAAAGCCTGAGGCCCGGTCATACAGCTCGGCGAGCCGTTGCACCGCAGCTTTCGGATCACTGAAATAATCCCGCTCGACCGCATCCGGCGTCTCGAGGGGCAGAAAATCGTCGTTCATCAGTTGCCTCGCGTTTCATCCGACAGTGCCAGCGCAAGGCGACACTGGCAAGACGGCGGGCGAGTACATAGATCAGGATCACGCCCGAACGATCTTACGAAAGCCGGTCTCCATGCGCTATTCCATTCTTGATCTCGCCCCCGTGCCCGAAGGCTCCTCCACCGCCGAGGCCATCGCCGACAGCGTCGCGCTCGCAAGGATGGCTGACGGGCTGAACTATCACCGTTATTGGCTGGCCGAGCATCACAACATGATCGGCATAGCCTCGGCCGCGACCTCTGTGATGATCGGACATATTTCTGCCCAGACATCGCGTATCCGCGTCGGTGCCGGGGGGATCATGTTGCCCAACCATTCGCCGCTGTCGATTGCCGAGCAGTTCGGCACGCTCGCCACGATTTACGGAGACCGCATCGATCTTGGCCTTGGGCGGGCCCCGGGTGGCGACGGCGCCGTCTTCCGTGCGCTGCGCAAGACGCCCGACATGGCTGAAAATTTTCCGCATGATGTGGTTGAGCTGATGGGCTATCTGGCGGAAAGCCAGCCGAACGCGCAGGTCGTGGCACATCCCGGGCAAGGGACGAATGTGCCGGTCTGGATACTGGGTTCGTCGCTGTTCGGCGCACAGCTTGCCGCGATGCTGGGGCTTCCCTACGCTTTCGCCTCGCATTTCGCGCCCGGCGCGCTGGACGAGGCGCTGCAGGTTTATCGCGAGCGTTTCGAGCCTTCGGGCCGCCCCGGGGCCGAGACCGGTCCGCATTTCATGTTGGCCGTCAACGTCATTGCCGCCGACACGGACGAGACGGCGCATTATCTTCATTCCAGCCAGAAGCTGGCCTTTGCGCGACTTCGCAGCGGCCGACCGGGAAGGTTGCCGAAGCCGACGCGCGATCTGTCCGAGATCACCCCACAAATCGGGCGGATGGTTGGCCAGGCGCTGCGCGTCAGCGCGGTCGGCAGTCCGGTGACGCTGCGGCAAGAGCTGTCGGATCTGATCGCGCAATATCGACCCGACGAGTTGATTCTGACCGGCCAGATCCATGATCCGGAAGCGCGCCAAACATCCTTTCGCCTTGCCGCCGAGGTTTTGGAGGATCTTTAAGGGAGTCCTGCCACAGTCTGACACTCTCCAAATTTCATTGGGAATGTAGGGCATGATCGCAGTGGGGTATGGCGTGTCACTGCTGATCGAACCAAATCGAGGCTGGTTTTC
This genomic window from Paracoccus sediminicola contains:
- a CDS encoding LLM class flavin-dependent oxidoreductase, whose product is MRYSILDLAPVPEGSSTAEAIADSVALARMADGLNYHRYWLAEHHNMIGIASAATSVMIGHISAQTSRIRVGAGGIMLPNHSPLSIAEQFGTLATIYGDRIDLGLGRAPGGDGAVFRALRKTPDMAENFPHDVVELMGYLAESQPNAQVVAHPGQGTNVPVWILGSSLFGAQLAAMLGLPYAFASHFAPGALDEALQVYRERFEPSGRPGAETGPHFMLAVNVIAADTDETAHYLHSSQKLAFARLRSGRPGRLPKPTRDLSEITPQIGRMVGQALRVSAVGSPVTLRQELSDLIAQYRPDELILTGQIHDPEARQTSFRLAAEVLEDL